The Moraxella nasicaprae sequence GCAAATTCTGGCTCCACAAAGGCATTGGACAGCTCTCTGGCACGGTCGGAGCGAAAATTCACAAAAATTACACCATCGTTATCACAAATAACCCCATTTTCATCAATTATTGTGGGGGCAACAAACTCGTCCGTTTCGCCATTGTCATAAGCTGACAAAATCGCTTGATTGCCTGTTTCGCATTCTCGCACTGCTTTGGCAATGGTCAATAAATCATAGGCTTCTTGTACTCGCTCCCAGCGATTGTCTCTGTCCATCGCAAAAAATCGCCCCACCACACTGGCAAGTTTAACCTCGCCATCAAAGGCTTGGTTTAGGGCATCAAGCTCATTTTGTAATTTTGCCAAATAAGTGTCGGCAGATTTGGGGGCGGTGTCTCGTCCGTCCAAAAAAGCGTGTACAAACACTTGGCTTGCCCCTTGTGCCAACGCCAGTCGGCAAGTGGCATAGATATGGTCTTGGTGTGAATGCACGCCCCCATCGGACAACAAACCAATGACCTGTACCGCCCCTTCATTGGCAATGGTGTCTTTGACCGCTTTAACCAATACAGGATTGGCAAAAAAATCGCCATCGGCAATCTCTTTGCTAATTTTGGTGGAATCTTGGTACAAAATACGACCTGCCCCCAAATTCATATGCCCCACTTCTGAATTGCCAAATTGACCCTCAGGCAATCCCACATCAAGCCCAGAAGTGGAAATCAGTCCATTTGGGCAAGTGGCAAGAAATTTATCCAAATTGGGGGTATTGGCTTGGGCAACGGCATTATCCTTATTGTCATCACGATGTCCAACACCGTCCATAATCACAAGTACATGTGGCGTTTTTTTAGTCATTTTATGCTCCATTGTTCATGTTGTGTGTTTATCACGCCAAATGCGTTTTGTGCATGAGATGACGGTCAAATCATCAAACCGACCGCTTTGACCAAATCACATTGGCAAACAGTCTTGATTTGAACACCAAGCTGGTAGTCTCATCAAGCAACGCATTTGTCATACTATTTCTATTTTAGCACAAAACCCTGCCAAATTAAGCAAAATTATGCCAAGATAATAAAATAAAACCCCCTTGTGATACACAAGAGGGTTTGGTTGTTAGCGGAATTTGACACCAAAGGCAGCACCGCCAGAATAATCACCTGTGGAGGTTGCACCACCTGCAAATTTGAAAATGTATTTACCATTATCAGAGATTTGCGAGTAGCCCACAGAAACCG is a genomic window containing:
- the gpmI gene encoding 2,3-bisphosphoglycerate-independent phosphoglycerate mutase translates to MTKKTPHVLVIMDGVGHRDDNKDNAVAQANTPNLDKFLATCPNGLISTSGLDVGLPEGQFGNSEVGHMNLGAGRILYQDSTKISKEIADGDFFANPVLVKAVKDTIANEGAVQVIGLLSDGGVHSHQDHIYATCRLALAQGASQVFVHAFLDGRDTAPKSADTYLAKLQNELDALNQAFDGEVKLASVVGRFFAMDRDNRWERVQEAYDLLTIAKAVRECETGNQAILSAYDNGETDEFVAPTIIDENGVICDNDGVIFVNFRSDRARELSNAFVEPEFAGFERKSVPELSAFVCMTKYSAPLANNPKVSIAYLPNDLKNTLGEYLSNQGKTQLRIAETEKYPHVSFFFSGGREELYQGEERILVNSPKVKTYDEKPQMSAFEVTDKVVEAILSGKFDTVILNYANGDMVGHTGSLTASIKAVETVDTCVGRVAEAVKAMGGHLLITADHGNCEQMFDYETGQVHTQHTTYLVPFIYVGDKSVKVRDGGRLCDVAPTILDLMGLDKPNEMTGESLLSDKV